The following are encoded together in the Pleurocapsa sp. FMAR1 genome:
- a CDS encoding oxidoreductase: MNTDNKVWFITGSNSGFGRCLTEAVLAKGDKVVATTRHPEAIEDLVKQYPDTVKAVNLDITKIDEISQAIDTALSTFGQIDVLVNNAGFATMGAVEEIADEQIRYQFEVNCFGTLNVIKAMLSYFRQRKSGHILNVSSAAGLTAFPGMGIYSASKFAIEGYSEALAQEIAPLGIKLTLVEPGGFRTNGPSSMTTPDCQIDDYEETVHKLIKMMSDSSNLPGDPDKAAQAMIKVVESDNPPLRLVLGEDALEIVRQKIESLEKELKEWSEVTLSTSFENDQTSSVG; the protein is encoded by the coding sequence ATGAATACTGATAATAAAGTCTGGTTTATTACGGGTAGCAATAGCGGTTTTGGTCGCTGTTTGACCGAAGCCGTATTAGCCAAAGGAGATAAAGTTGTGGCAACAACTAGACATCCCGAAGCGATCGAAGATTTGGTCAAACAATATCCCGACACTGTAAAAGCGGTAAATTTGGATATTACAAAAATAGATGAAATCAGCCAAGCTATTGACACAGCACTTTCTACTTTTGGTCAGATAGATGTGTTAGTCAATAATGCAGGGTTTGCTACTATGGGTGCAGTAGAAGAAATCGCAGACGAACAGATACGTTATCAGTTTGAGGTTAACTGCTTTGGCACTTTAAATGTAATCAAAGCAATGCTATCCTATTTTCGCCAAAGAAAAAGCGGTCATATACTTAATGTCTCCTCGGCTGCTGGTTTGACGGCTTTTCCTGGTATGGGCATTTATTCTGCTAGCAAGTTTGCGATCGAAGGTTATTCTGAAGCATTGGCACAAGAGATTGCACCTTTAGGTATTAAGCTAACTTTGGTCGAGCCAGGAGGGTTTAGAACCAATGGTCCAAGTTCTATGACAACTCCCGATTGTCAAATTGATGACTATGAAGAAACTGTCCATAAACTTATTAAAATGATGTCGGACAGCAGTAATCTACCAGGAGATCCTGACAAAGCTGCACAAGCAATGATTAAAGTAGTTGAGTCGGATAACCCTCCTCTGCGTTTAGTATTAGGAGAGGATGCGTTAGAAATTGTTCGTCAGAAAATAGAATCCTTGGAGAAAGAACTTAAAGAATGGTCAGAAGTTACTCTCAGCACCTCTTTTGAGAACGATCAAACCAGTAGTGTGGGCTAG
- the trmL gene encoding tRNA (uridine(34)/cytosine(34)/5-carboxymethylaminomethyluridine(34)-2'-O)-methyltransferase TrmL, whose product MVRIVLVYPEIPPNTGNIARTCAATKTELHLVAPLGFEISDRYLKRAGLDYWPYVDLHYHENLAAFWQEHSQRGGRLIGFTVRGSKNYLACQYQDTDWLLFGKETAGLPAAVIDACDEKVRINIAEPNVRSLNLSVSVAIGLFEAIRQTTNTPNVN is encoded by the coding sequence ATGGTACGAATTGTTCTAGTTTATCCTGAAATTCCGCCAAATACGGGAAATATTGCCCGTACCTGTGCTGCTACTAAAACAGAGCTACATTTAGTTGCACCGTTAGGATTTGAGATTAGCGATCGCTATCTAAAACGAGCAGGATTGGACTATTGGCCCTATGTAGATTTACATTATCACGAGAATTTAGCTGCTTTTTGGCAAGAACATAGTCAAAGAGGCGGTAGGCTAATCGGTTTTACCGTACGTGGCAGCAAAAACTATCTTGCCTGTCAGTATCAAGACACAGATTGGCTATTGTTTGGCAAGGAAACCGCAGGCTTACCCGCAGCAGTTATTGATGCTTGTGACGAGAAAGTAAGGATCAATATTGCCGAACCTAATGTACGTAGTTTAAATCTTTCTGTCAGTGTGGCGATCGGTCTATTTGAAGCGATTAGACAGACTACCAATACGCCTAATGTAAATTAG
- the nadA gene encoding quinolinate synthase NadA: MFTAAKPKANPYQIPNDLFGAINELKQELNAVILAHYYQEADIQDIADYLGDSLGLSQQAANTDAEVIVFAGVHFMAETAKILNPNKLVLLPDLEAGCSLADSCPPKEFKAFKDAHPDHIVISYINCTAEIKALSDIICTSSNAVKIVKQIPEEQPIIFAPDKNLGRYVSEQTGRDLVLWEGSCIVHETFSEKRIIELKVEHPSAEMIAHPECEPPVLRHADFIGSTTALLKYCQTSSSDKFIVATEPGIIHQMEKFAPNKHFIPAPAMNNCACNECPYMRLNTLEKLYLAMKNKTPEITLPEDIRTRALKPIQRMLEMS, translated from the coding sequence ATGTTTACAGCAGCTAAACCTAAAGCAAATCCTTACCAGATTCCTAATGACTTATTTGGCGCAATTAACGAGCTAAAGCAAGAGTTAAACGCCGTAATTCTAGCTCACTATTACCAGGAAGCAGATATTCAAGATATTGCCGATTATCTGGGCGATTCCTTGGGTTTATCGCAACAGGCTGCTAATACTGATGCAGAAGTAATTGTTTTCGCGGGAGTGCATTTTATGGCAGAAACCGCGAAAATACTCAATCCTAACAAGTTGGTTTTATTACCCGATCTTGAAGCTGGCTGCTCTTTGGCTGATAGTTGCCCACCAAAAGAATTTAAGGCTTTCAAAGATGCTCACCCCGATCATATAGTTATCTCTTACATTAACTGTACTGCCGAAATCAAAGCTCTAAGTGACATTATTTGTACTAGTTCCAATGCGGTAAAAATAGTTAAGCAAATTCCAGAAGAGCAGCCAATTATTTTTGCGCCAGATAAAAATTTAGGTCGTTACGTTAGTGAGCAAACAGGTAGAGACTTAGTTTTATGGGAAGGTAGCTGTATTGTTCACGAAACCTTCTCAGAAAAGAGAATTATTGAATTAAAGGTTGAGCATCCCAGCGCCGAAATGATTGCTCACCCTGAATGTGAACCTCCCGTCTTACGTCATGCCGACTTTATTGGTTCAACTACGGCCTTATTAAAATATTGTCAAACAAGTAGTAGTGATAAATTTATCGTCGCTACAGAACCTGGAATAATTCACCAAATGGAAAAATTTGCGCCTAATAAGCATTTTATCCCTGCCCCAGCCATGAATAACTGTGCCTGTAATGAATGTCCTTATATGCGCCTGAATACATTAGAGAAGCTTTACTTGGCGATGAAAAATAAAACCCCAGAAATTACTTTACCTGAAGATATTCGCACCAGAGCCTTAAAACCTATTCAGAGAATGTTGGAGATGTCATAA
- a CDS encoding NAD(P)-dependent oxidoreductase encodes MKQPIGFIGLGNMGLQMANNLIDAGYKLKVYNRTAEKAQPLIEKGAELADAPADAVTPGGIVITMLSNDDAVESVVLEDDGILKQLGKDGIHLSMSTIAPSTAEKLAQAHQEVGSYYLASPVLGRPDAAEAARLNICLSGNSTAKERVQPLLKVMGQKVYDFGDTIGSANVVKLSVNFSIVAAIEAMAEAFTLAEKNGVEPAKVAELFGETLFSCTVYKGYGKQIVEHDYKPGFKLSLGLKDITLALQTAQACNMPMPLASLVHDQFLAAMAKGRGDMDWAAIALEVSEAAGVE; translated from the coding sequence GTGAAACAACCAATTGGATTTATTGGTCTAGGTAACATGGGTCTGCAAATGGCAAACAATTTAATCGATGCAGGCTACAAGCTCAAAGTTTATAATCGTACTGCCGAAAAAGCTCAACCGCTAATTGAAAAAGGTGCAGAATTAGCAGACGCGCCCGCCGATGCAGTTACCCCAGGGGGCATTGTTATTACTATGTTATCTAATGACGATGCTGTTGAAAGCGTAGTTTTAGAGGATGATGGCATTCTCAAGCAGTTAGGTAAAGACGGTATTCATCTATCCATGAGTACTATTGCCCCTAGTACAGCAGAGAAATTAGCCCAGGCACATCAAGAAGTAGGTTCTTACTATTTAGCATCCCCCGTTTTAGGTCGTCCCGATGCTGCCGAAGCAGCGAGACTCAATATTTGTCTATCGGGAAATTCTACAGCTAAAGAGCGGGTGCAGCCACTGTTAAAAGTCATGGGGCAAAAAGTATATGATTTTGGTGATACTATCGGTAGTGCCAACGTAGTTAAATTGTCGGTTAATTTTAGTATCGTAGCAGCAATTGAAGCGATGGCGGAAGCTTTTACCCTAGCTGAAAAAAATGGTGTCGAACCTGCCAAAGTAGCCGAACTATTTGGCGAAACCTTATTCTCTTGTACAGTATATAAAGGATATGGCAAGCAGATCGTCGAACATGACTATAAACCAGGCTTCAAACTCTCCCTGGGGCTAAAAGACATTACTTTAGCTTTGCAAACTGCCCAAGCCTGTAATATGCCAATGCCTTTAGCCAGTTTAGTTCACGACCAATTTCTAGCAGCAATGGCGAAGGGAAGGGGCGATATGGATTGGGCTGCGATCGCTCTTGAAGTCTCTGAAGCAGCAGGAGTTGAGTAA
- a CDS encoding ParB N-terminal domain-containing protein, translated as MTLSSSLVEVRTITCNRPRSNFDQQKIEQAANLIVAAEGIINPIIVSRTGINSFQVIDGHFEYYAAARARELNLEIGEAIAAYIVEEKNETIIKDQVAIFRQPLPPQDRQLNTDNLETRLTNIESRIENRLNELKSEYTQKNKELEQKIDSLKSKLPEKIEPLTTFNEANLIELVSKLKLVLRSDKKANDIAPKIIAARPFKSSTEVLENVRGLGDKTMLRIIDSWLYS; from the coding sequence ATGACTTTATCATCATCATTAGTAGAAGTTAGAACAATAACTTGTAATCGCCCTCGTTCTAATTTTGATCAACAAAAAATAGAACAGGCTGCTAATTTGATTGTGGCAGCAGAAGGCATAATTAATCCCATCATAGTAAGTCGAACAGGTATCAATTCTTTTCAGGTAATAGATGGGCATTTTGAATATTATGCAGCAGCAAGAGCAAGAGAATTAAATCTAGAAATAGGAGAAGCGATCGCAGCATATATTGTTGAAGAAAAAAACGAAACAATAATCAAAGATCAGGTTGCCATATTTCGACAACCTCTACCTCCACAAGATCGTCAACTAAATACAGATAATCTAGAAACTCGCTTAACTAATATAGAATCAAGAATAGAAAATCGACTAAACGAATTAAAAAGTGAATACACTCAAAAGAACAAAGAATTAGAGCAAAAAATTGACTCTCTAAAGAGTAAACTTCCTGAAAAAATAGAGCCACTGACAACTTTCAATGAAGCTAATTTAATAGAGTTGGTTAGTAAATTAAAATTAGTTCTGCGATCGGACAAAAAAGCCAACGATATAGCTCCCAAAATTATCGCAGCAAGACCTTTTAAATCATCAACCGAAGTATTAGAAAATGTTAGAGGATTGGGTGATAAAACTATGTTGAGAATAATTGATAGCTGGCTATACTCTTAA
- the gntT gene encoding guanitoxin biosynthesis MATE family efflux transporter GntT, whose amino-acid sequence MNHNHSSQSDHQSRFWRLAIVNILSNLMVPLASLVDVAFLGHLTEIRHLAGVAIATILFNYIYWTFGFLRMGTTGLTAQAMGRNEADQVILTLLRNGAIALTLGIIILILQQPIREIGFRLLKADSGVIEAGRTYYNALIWGAPATLLNFVLLGWFLGKEQGKKVFLFSLVNSGANVFFDYLYIVQWGQKSAGAGTATAISQYTTLLLCLIMVGREIPWSSLRHNFKNIINISAFKATFSLNRDILIRTLALISTFAIFTNLSATMGTMVLTANTLLLQVVTLAAYFIDGIAFATESIAGNLQGQGQDKQLMPLLKLAGGSSLLAGLGFAIAFALFTQPLFSLLTSHSEVVKLVGNYVWWLLPILGFGSMAYMLDGYFLGLTAGKILRQSTLIATLFGFAPMAIAAWYTHKSHLLWLALALFMAARSITLGLEVRRRFSRIH is encoded by the coding sequence TTGAATCATAATCACTCTTCACAATCCGATCATCAAAGTCGTTTTTGGCGGTTGGCGATAGTTAATATTTTGTCTAACTTAATGGTGCCGTTGGCTAGCTTGGTTGATGTAGCATTTTTAGGACATTTGACAGAAATTCGTCATTTAGCAGGAGTGGCGATCGCCACTATCCTATTTAACTATATTTACTGGACTTTTGGTTTTCTACGGATGGGAACAACGGGTTTAACTGCTCAAGCAATGGGTAGAAACGAAGCAGACCAAGTTATTTTAACTTTATTACGTAATGGTGCGATCGCTCTGACTCTGGGCATAATTATTCTTATTTTGCAGCAACCCATAAGAGAAATTGGCTTTAGGTTACTCAAAGCCGACTCAGGAGTAATTGAAGCGGGACGAACCTATTATAATGCTTTGATTTGGGGCGCGCCTGCCACGCTGCTAAACTTTGTTTTACTAGGTTGGTTTCTGGGCAAAGAACAAGGAAAAAAAGTATTTCTGTTCTCTCTAGTAAACAGTGGGGCGAATGTTTTTTTTGATTACCTATATATTGTCCAGTGGGGACAAAAGAGTGCTGGCGCAGGCACTGCCACGGCAATCAGTCAATACACAACTCTACTATTATGCTTAATTATGGTCGGGCGAGAAATTCCTTGGTCTTCCTTACGGCATAACTTTAAAAACATAATTAATATTTCGGCATTTAAAGCTACTTTTTCTCTTAACAGAGATATTTTAATTCGCACTTTGGCTTTAATATCTACCTTTGCTATATTTACTAACCTCAGCGCAACCATGGGAACTATGGTTTTGACTGCCAACACCTTACTTTTGCAGGTAGTAACTTTAGCGGCCTACTTTATTGATGGTATTGCCTTTGCTACCGAAAGTATTGCTGGGAATTTACAGGGACAAGGACAAGATAAGCAGCTAATGCCTCTACTTAAACTAGCTGGCGGTAGTAGCTTACTAGCTGGTTTGGGTTTTGCGATCGCCTTTGCTCTATTTACGCAGCCGTTATTTAGTCTTTTGACTAGTCACTCGGAAGTAGTTAAATTAGTCGGTAACTATGTATGGTGGCTATTGCCTATTCTGGGTTTTGGTTCAATGGCATATATGCTAGACGGCTATTTTTTAGGTTTGACCGCAGGCAAAATATTACGCCAGTCTACTCTTATTGCTACTTTATTCGGCTTTGCGCCTATGGCGATCGCAGCATGGTATACCCATAAATCGCATTTACTTTGGTTAGCACTGGCTTTATTTATGGCAGCTAGGAGTATAACCCTAGGTTTAGAAGTAAGAAGGCGATTCAGTCGCATTCACTAA
- a CDS encoding AAA family ATPase, producing the protein MSFNHHYCRNEAEVRSKLVVHYLLPKLGYSPNSWYEEVTIRNIRLDFLILSKPIVSNQTKINLTRSLIIETKHPKENLDNHVRKFNIYLHSISVKYGVLTNGKDLRIYQRVSSPGLSRGLFPNSLKLLFRCSGNDIDNNIANIKALIGKDSLRKNNRKTSKVATSNTSTINKPQAKQSMKTIAVYHNKGGVGKTTTVVNLAAALSKKGKKVLVIDLDSQANTTFATGLVKFDDEFDDYIEKANVSHIIGFSESYPIKDIKRTSDFCSPTVDIIPAHISLMEKENRLNQLASINFILLEKLKEVKDQYDIVLIDTPPSLNLYARIALITAEYLLIPSDLKPFANQGLVNVKNFIKDINATKKVINQKPLEIIGVLPCKISTHAKFVQHTLPKQLSKITNKYSLPLLSTTIFQREDLAKCSDAVQLVGEIEIPDPRSVLDYSPNSKSSQEFENLATEVLKKIGVA; encoded by the coding sequence TTGAGTTTTAATCATCACTATTGTCGTAATGAAGCAGAAGTAAGAAGCAAGCTAGTAGTTCACTATTTGTTGCCAAAATTAGGCTATTCTCCTAATAGTTGGTATGAAGAAGTAACTATTCGCAATATTCGTTTAGACTTCTTGATCTTGAGCAAACCAATTGTTTCTAATCAAACAAAGATAAATTTAACTCGTAGCCTAATTATAGAAACAAAACATCCAAAAGAAAATTTAGACAATCATGTTAGAAAGTTTAATATATATTTGCATAGCATCTCAGTCAAGTACGGAGTTTTAACCAATGGTAAAGACTTGAGAATTTACCAAAGAGTAAGTTCGCCAGGATTATCTAGAGGTTTATTTCCTAATTCATTAAAACTGTTATTCCGATGTAGTGGAAATGATATTGACAATAATATTGCTAATATTAAAGCTTTAATTGGGAAAGATAGTCTTAGAAAAAATAATAGAAAAACTAGTAAAGTAGCTACTAGCAATACCTCCACAATAAATAAACCACAAGCAAAGCAAAGCATGAAAACTATAGCGGTATATCATAATAAAGGTGGCGTAGGCAAAACAACCACCGTAGTTAATTTAGCAGCAGCACTGAGTAAAAAAGGTAAAAAAGTATTAGTTATAGATTTAGATAGTCAGGCAAATACAACTTTTGCTACAGGTTTAGTTAAATTTGATGATGAGTTTGATGATTATATTGAAAAAGCAAACGTGTCTCATATTATAGGATTTTCAGAGTCCTATCCGATCAAAGATATTAAAAGAACATCTGATTTTTGTAGTCCAACAGTTGATATTATTCCTGCTCATATAAGTTTAATGGAGAAAGAAAATAGATTAAATCAGTTAGCTTCAATAAATTTTATTCTGCTAGAAAAGCTAAAAGAAGTTAAAGACCAATATGATATTGTTTTAATTGATACTCCTCCGTCTCTAAATCTATATGCCAGGATTGCTTTAATTACAGCAGAATATTTACTAATTCCTTCGGACTTGAAACCTTTTGCTAACCAAGGATTAGTAAACGTCAAAAACTTTATTAAAGATATTAACGCTACCAAAAAAGTAATTAATCAAAAACCATTAGAAATAATTGGTGTTCTTCCCTGTAAAATATCAACTCATGCCAAATTTGTTCAGCATACATTGCCAAAGCAATTATCTAAAATAACCAATAAATATAGTTTACCGTTATTAAGCACCACCATATTTCAACGTGAAGATTTGGCTAAATGCTCTGATGCTGTTCAGCTTGTCGGTGAAATAGAAATACCCGATCCTAGATCTGTATTAGACTATAGCCCTAATTCTAAATCTTCCCAAGAATTTGAAAACTTGGCAACTGAAGTATTGAAAAAAATAGGAGTAGCATGA